The following proteins are encoded in a genomic region of Desulfobulbaceae bacterium:
- a CDS encoding bifunctional 3,4-dihydroxy-2-butanone-4-phosphate synthase/GTP cyclohydrolase II, which translates to MTVSTIEEAIEEIRSGKMIILVDDEDRENEGDLCMAAQMVTPDAVNFMATHGRGLICMTMTPDQIDRLQLPMMVQQNKSPYETAFTVSIEARTGVSTGISAADRARTIQVAARLDVTADDIVSPGHVFPLRARTGGVLVRTGQTEGSVDLSRLAGLRPSAVICEIMKDDGTMARMDDLKVFAKEHNLKIATIADLVAYRIRMDTLVHRAAEANLPTKYGGDFKAIVYTNDVDAHEHVALVKGKITRDKSVLVRVHSECLTGDVFSSTRCDCGSQLQAAMEMVDKEGCGVVLYMAQEGRGIGLVNKIKAYDLQDQGMDTVEANKKLGFKADLRDYGIGAQILRDLGVSKMRLITNNPKKIIGLEGYGIEVVDRVSLQTAPSAQNLKYLQTKKDKLGHLLDL; encoded by the coding sequence ATGACTGTTAGTACGATTGAAGAAGCGATTGAGGAGATACGTTCCGGGAAAATGATCATTCTTGTTGATGATGAAGATCGCGAGAATGAGGGTGATTTATGCATGGCTGCACAGATGGTAACACCTGATGCCGTTAATTTTATGGCTACCCATGGTCGTGGCTTGATCTGCATGACAATGACACCTGATCAGATCGACCGTCTGCAACTGCCTATGATGGTTCAGCAGAATAAGTCACCCTATGAAACAGCGTTCACGGTCAGTATTGAAGCTCGTACTGGCGTTTCAACCGGTATATCGGCCGCAGATAGAGCCCGCACTATCCAAGTGGCAGCACGTCTTGATGTGACTGCTGATGATATTGTCAGTCCTGGTCATGTTTTTCCTCTTCGAGCCCGCACCGGTGGCGTTTTAGTTCGAACGGGTCAAACCGAGGGCTCTGTTGATCTTTCTCGATTGGCTGGCTTACGTCCTTCTGCGGTTATCTGTGAGATAATGAAAGACGATGGCACTATGGCCAGAATGGACGATTTGAAGGTTTTTGCCAAAGAGCATAATTTGAAAATTGCCACAATTGCAGATTTGGTCGCCTATCGTATTCGGATGGACACGCTGGTCCATCGTGCAGCTGAAGCGAATCTTCCGACTAAGTATGGCGGTGATTTTAAAGCGATAGTATACACCAATGATGTAGATGCTCATGAACATGTTGCTTTGGTTAAAGGAAAGATCACCAGGGATAAATCTGTCTTAGTACGTGTCCATTCCGAGTGTTTGACTGGAGATGTTTTTAGTTCAACACGTTGTGATTGCGGCAGTCAACTACAGGCAGCCATGGAGATGGTTGATAAAGAGGGCTGTGGTGTTGTTCTCTATATGGCTCAGGAAGGACGCGGGATTGGTCTGGTGAATAAGATTAAGGCCTATGATCTTCAGGATCAGGGGATGGACACCGTTGAGGCCAATAAAAAATTGGGCTTTAAAGCGGATTTGCGCGATTATGGCATAGGCGCTCAGATTCTGCGTGACCTGGGTGTTTCCAAGATGCGACTTATCACTAACAACCCTAAAAAGATTATCGGGCTTGAAGGGTATGGAATTGAAGTTGTTGACAGAGTTTCACTTCAGACTGCACCATCAGCTCAAAATTTAAAATACTTGCAAACAAAGAAAGATAAATTAGGCCATTTGCTTGATTTATAG
- a CDS encoding 6,7-dimethyl-8-ribityllumazine synthase, which produces MKIFEGSLQSKGKKFGIIVGRFNSFISERLLEGALDTLKRSGTIDKDIDIARVPGAYEMPLIAQKMAGTKRYDAIICLGAVIRGATPHFDYVSSEVAKGVAQVGMDSGLPVIFGVLTTDTVEQAIERAGTKAGNKGSDCASAAIEMVNLIDSI; this is translated from the coding sequence GTGAAAATATTTGAAGGAAGTTTACAATCTAAGGGTAAAAAATTTGGCATTATAGTCGGACGTTTCAACTCGTTTATTTCAGAACGGCTTCTTGAAGGAGCCCTTGACACCTTGAAACGTTCTGGAACAATAGACAAGGACATCGATATAGCGCGTGTGCCCGGCGCTTACGAGATGCCACTCATAGCTCAGAAAATGGCCGGCACAAAACGGTATGATGCGATAATTTGTCTTGGTGCTGTTATCCGTGGCGCTACTCCACATTTTGACTATGTTTCCAGTGAAGTGGCAAAAGGTGTTGCTCAGGTAGGTATGGATTCTGGTCTGCCGGTTATTTTTGGTGTTTTGACTACAGATACCGTCGAGCAAGCTATTGAACGAGCCGGTACCAAGGCTGGTAACAAAGGCTCTGATTGCGCCTCTGCCGCCATTGAGATGGTTAACCTGATTGACAGCATTTAA
- the nusB gene encoding transcription antitermination factor NusB produces the protein MGLRRKSRELALQALYQADMCGLDVADIRLISDNFRVAQKAVPYATTILAGIRANQDEIDTIITGNAKNWRVDRMSIVDRNLIRIGIFELVFQKEVPASVVINEAIEIAKRFSTDESSSFINGILDAIRDGKK, from the coding sequence ATGGGACTTCGTAGAAAATCTCGGGAGCTTGCACTGCAAGCTCTTTATCAGGCCGACATGTGTGGATTGGATGTCGCCGATATCAGATTGATATCTGATAACTTTCGTGTGGCGCAGAAGGCAGTCCCTTATGCAACGACCATCTTGGCTGGTATCCGTGCTAATCAGGATGAAATTGACACTATTATAACCGGTAATGCCAAGAATTGGCGTGTAGACCGAATGTCAATTGTTGATCGTAATTTGATACGGATTGGCATTTTTGAACTTGTTTTTCAAAAAGAAGTTCCTGCCTCAGTTGTTATTAATGAAGCCATTGAAATTGCTAAACGTTTCAGCACCGATGAGTCATCTTCATTTATTAATGGTATCTTAGACGCTATTCGAGATGGCAAAAAATAA